A window from Gasterosteus aculeatus unplaced genomic scaffold, fGasAcu3.hap1.1 HAP1_SCAFFOLD_24, whole genome shotgun sequence encodes these proteins:
- the LOC144392626 gene encoding uncharacterized protein LOC144392626, protein MALKTLLTTKPPTPYFRPPPIHLCVVLVVEQPRVVAWEFDANGARPAQTKMNILAALTDGDSVAKVTVFEEFGKRFKEGGSYNVKGLSLRGQSPPYQLNITKDTLFFRRAPIALSAALKREAELLIHPPSPLTPLSTCREARGLITVEGEVVELSALKEVTTGRDVVPLRNVTMQQGESQMSLCFWREAAVWQLQVGAHIKVSHLKAGRSNYGLRLQSTNFSTIEEVRSEDIVGALGVMEIEGDPGNLNLLLEDGRTVLIEERLWEPIELVMIEPVIKVQIKMTGNKVQAIEVAKN, encoded by the exons atGGCATTAAAGACGCTTTTGACAACAAAGCCTCCAACACCCTATTTTCGCCCCCCGCCAATCCACCTAtgtgtggtgttggtggtggagcaGCCCAGGGTGGTGGCCTGGGAGTTTGACGCAAATGGTGCGAGACCAGCACAGACTAAAATGAATATTCTGGCCGCACTAACAGATGGGGATTCAGTGGCCAAGGTCACTGTATTCGAGGAGTTTGGAAAAAGATTTAAGGAGGGTGGCAGTTATAATGTGAAGGGGCTGTCTCTGAGAGGGCAGTCCCCCCCATATCAATTAAATATAACTAAGGACACGCTGTTCTTTAGGAGGGCTCCTATAGCGCTCAGCGCAGCGCTCAAACGTGAAGCAGAGCTTCTaatacaccccccctctccactgACTCCGCTGAGCACCTGCCGGGAAGCCAGGGGCCTGATAACCGTGGAGGGCGAGGTGGTCGAG CTGTCAGCTTTAAAAGAAGTCACGACAGGGAGAGACGTCGTTCCATTGCGCAACGTCACGATGCAGCAG GGGGAATCACAGATGTCGCTGTGTTTCTGGAGGGAGGCGGCCGTATGGCAGCTGCAGGTGGGGGCCCACATTAAAGTTTCCCATCTTAAAGCTGGGAGGTCTAACTATGGGCTCAGACTCCAGTCCACAAACTTTTCCACCATCGAG GAGGTACGCTCAGAGGACATCGTGGGGGCACTCGGGGTGATGGAGATTGAGGGAGATCCGGGGAACCTCAACCTTCTTCTAGAAGACGGCCGTACCGTCTTAATTGAGGAGAGATTGTGGGAGCCAATTGAACTTGTCATGATTGAACCCGTGATAaaagttcaaattaaaatgacaggAAACAAGGTGCAGGCGATTGAAGTGGCGAAAAATTAA